The DNA region GATGACCGGGAGCTGGCCCAAAAAATTGCGCTCGAGCACATTCGTGCGAATATTTATCATCTGATTGACGTCAAACTAACGCTGACATACGCGACGCATGACAGGGACCAATTATGAGCAATGACGCTATCGCACAGGAGTGCGCGAACAAGATCAGCCAATGGTTTAAATCCTTTTACCAGGACCTTGAATCCGCTTCCGATAAAATGAGCGAATCGCTGACGCGTCGAATGGGCGACCGCACCAAGATCAATAATTCTGATTTGCTTGACCTCCCTGAAATATCCCGTTCGTTCCTCGAAGGACACCATGCCGCCGTTGGCGCCGGCGCCATCTTCGCGGTGGCCAGCGTCAGCAAGGCGCAGGGGGCTCTTGAGTGGTGGCTCCGGGATGATGCGGGCCGGATCAGCAAGCGGGAGTTCGACCTGGTTCCTGATACTGACGGCTTCTACGATTACGAGCAGCAGCCCTGGTTCACGATTGCTGCCCGTACCGGTCACCACACCCTGGTAGGGCCTTACGTCGACTACCTCGGGATGGGGGAGTACATTCTCACCCTGACGGTGCCGCTGTACATCAATGGTGGCTTCGTTGGTGTTACGGGAAGTGATATCAGGGTCAGGGACCTGGAAGGAGTATTCGTTCCGGCAATGCGCGCGGTACCGGGGGACGCGGCTGTGCTGAACAGCCAGGACCGGGTCATTGTGAGTAACTCGGGCCGATTCCTGGTGGGGGACCGGGTTAAGAAGACCCCGCCGGGCGCACACAAGATCGCGCTGGAAGTTCCGGCTCTGGATCTTCATTTCCTGTACCTGGCATCGTAGGCGTTCACACCGGACCGCCTGTGTGAACCATTGCCTGGTTCTGCATCTTTTCGGCATGACTGCTGGCCTGTTCGACAAATGCTTTGAAGAGCAGCTCCCGGTCCTCGGCGTTTCCGTCGGAGTCCTCCGGGTGCCACTGGACGCCCACGACCCAGGTGTTGTCCTTATGTTCAGTTCCCTCGATGATGCCGTCATCGGCCACAGCGGCGACCCGGAGACGCGGCCCCACCTGTTCGACGGCCTGGTGGTGCCCCGAGCGGACAGTGATACGGTCTCTGCCCAGAATGCCGTGAAGGCGGCTTCCCGGCAGGATAGTGACCGGTTCGTCAAGGAACATGCTTTCTCCCTTGCCGCCGCGGTGCAGCTCGTAAGGGTCCAGATCAGGGATGAGTGTCCCCCCGCTGGTGAGATTCAGGAGTTGGGACCCTCGGCAAATGGCAAGCAGGGGTGCATCGCGGGCCAGCGTCTGGTCGATCAGTTCCATGCAGTATTCGTCGGCGCGGCGTTCCACTCCATAAAGGTTCGGCACCGGGCCGCGCACCCCATACAGGCTGGGATCAACGTCCCCACCGCCGAGGAAAAGCACGCCACTGGCGCCAGCGATGTGTTTGGGGTCTGGCAGGTTGGTGGCGCTGCTGTCCACCAGGACTGCCCTGGCCCCCGCTTTAAGCAGGGTCTCCAGAGCGGTCCTGGTGAAACGCTTCACCAGCTGGGAAACCTCGACGGTCATGTCAGGGAAGTTCAACGAAACGACCACCGCGATGATCGGCGCATTCCCGGGGAGCTCCGCAAAGCCAGCCGGGATAACATCAGCTGGCGTAATGGGAACCAAAGTCCTGACGCGGCCGTCTCGGTTTGTCATGAGTGAAGGTCTACTTTCTTTTTGTCTTCTGCTGCACGTGCTTCGGCCTTGCCCAGTTTCCTGGTGCGGGCTTCCCGCACGACCCAGTCGAACAGTGCTTGATCGGATGCCAGGGTTGCCGCGTTGTCTTCCGGATGCCATTGGATGGCGATGATCGGGGCGCTGTCGTGCTCGATTGCCTCGATCACCCCGTCGTCAGCGCGGCCGACGATCTTGAGACCGCGCCCCAGTTTCGCCACTGCCTGGTGGTGATAGGACGAGACCTTGGGCGTGAGGGTGCCAATTGCTGCCGCGGTTCGGGAGCCTTCTGAAATGTCCACGGTGTGCAGACTGTTGACGTGGTCGATCTCCTCCGCATCCAGGTGCTGGGTGAGGGTCCCTTCGCATGCGACGTTCAGCAGTTGGAGGCCTCTGCAGATGGCGAGCGTCGGTATCTCCAGTTCGATGCAGTCCCGGATCACCGCGATTTCGGCGGC from Arthrobacter sp. B1I2 includes:
- a CDS encoding cache domain-containing protein — translated: MSNDAIAQECANKISQWFKSFYQDLESASDKMSESLTRRMGDRTKINNSDLLDLPEISRSFLEGHHAAVGAGAIFAVASVSKAQGALEWWLRDDAGRISKREFDLVPDTDGFYDYEQQPWFTIAARTGHHTLVGPYVDYLGMGEYILTLTVPLYINGGFVGVTGSDIRVRDLEGVFVPAMRAVPGDAAVLNSQDRVIVSNSGRFLVGDRVKKTPPGAHKIALEVPALDLHFLYLAS
- a CDS encoding gamma-glutamyl-gamma-aminobutyrate hydrolase family protein, encoding MTNRDGRVRTLVPITPADVIPAGFAELPGNAPIIAVVVSLNFPDMTVEVSQLVKRFTRTALETLLKAGARAVLVDSSATNLPDPKHIAGASGVLFLGGGDVDPSLYGVRGPVPNLYGVERRADEYCMELIDQTLARDAPLLAICRGSQLLNLTSGGTLIPDLDPYELHRGGKGESMFLDEPVTILPGSRLHGILGRDRITVRSGHHQAVEQVGPRLRVAAVADDGIIEGTEHKDNTWVVGVQWHPEDSDGNAEDRELLFKAFVEQASSHAEKMQNQAMVHTGGPV
- a CDS encoding gamma-glutamyl-gamma-aminobutyrate hydrolase family protein, whose product is MTTPQTTAAGGNHQPDDQARPLIGVPGMWSGSVQGLRFDGIAVAVEVLRSILRAGGEPVILFPSEDHNDRSRYALLDGVVLPGGADVSPELYGEVPADTTQVAHYGGQDAAEIAVIRDCIELEIPTLAICRGLQLLNVACEGTLTQHLDAEEIDHVNSLHTVDISEGSRTAAAIGTLTPKVSSYHHQAVAKLGRGLKIVGRADDGVIEAIEHDSAPIIAIQWHPEDNAATLASDQALFDWVVREARTRKLGKAEARAAEDKKKVDLHS